Proteins from a genomic interval of Papaver somniferum cultivar HN1 chromosome 4, ASM357369v1, whole genome shotgun sequence:
- the LOC113273295 gene encoding ATP-dependent Clp protease ATP-binding subunit ClpA homolog CD4B, chloroplastic-like — translation MGELDKYGTNLTKLAKEGKLDPTIGRHDQIWRVIQILRRRRKNNACLVGEPGVGKTAIAEGIALRLLRDDIPQDLRQKKIFSLDIGLLLSGATYCGSLEERLSNLLAEIKKKNETILFIDEIHNLVGAGKSRDCSLDAANMMKPALARGELQCIGATTLNEYRKYFEKDPALERRFQPVKVPEPSIDETIQILKGLREQYEAHHKLRYSDESLVAAAKLSSQYISDRFLPDKAVDLMDEAGSVVGLRPVGVQEMKRVKSKDSRPVVTEADIQHIVSSWTGIPIENVSVEESNRLLRLEETLHKRVIGQDNAVKAISGAIRRSRVGLKNPSRPIASFIFTGPTGVGKSELAKALACYYFGSEEAMVRLDMSEFMEMHTVSKLIGAPPGYIGYHDGGQLTEAVRRRPYTIVLFDEIEKAHSDVFNIMLQILEDGRLTDSKGRTVYFKNTLLIMTSNVGSNVANKTDDQEEMQSLVTEELKKHFRPEFLNRLDEMIVFQQLTKSEVQEIADMMLEQIIERLQAKKIKLQVTASFRDRVVEEGFSPTYGARPLRRVIMRLLEDTMAEKMLAGEIKEEDTVTVDVDTDGNVLFESDCPTKALQLELRRTTRKRKPTKRW, via the exons ATGGGAGAACTGGATAAGTACGGCACCAATCTCACCAAATTAGCAAAAGAG GGCAAACTTGATCCGACTATAGGACGACATGATCAAATATGGCGTGTGATACAAATCTTACGTAGACGTAGAAAGAACAATGCTTGTCTTGTTGGAGAACCTGGTGTGGGTAAGACAGCCATTGCTGAAGGTATCGCTCTTCGATTACTACGTGATGACATCCCTCAAGACCTGAGACAGAAAAAG ATATTCTCATTGGATATTGGACTGCTTCTTAGTGGTGCAACATACTGTGGTTCACTTGAGGAAAGGTTATCAAACCTATTGGCAGAAATCAAGAAAAAGAATGAAACCATACTGTTTATAGATGAGATCCACAATTTAGTCGGAGCGGGCAAAAGTCGGGATTGTTCACTTGATGCAGCAAACATGATGAAACCAGCTCTTGCCAGAGGTGAACTCCAA TGTATAGGTGCTACAACACTAAATGAGTACAGGAAGTACTTTGAGAAGGACCCGGCACTAGAAAGAAGATTTCAGCCTGTTAAAGTGCCTGAACCCTCTATTGATGAAACCATACAAATTTTGAAAGGGCTCCGAGAACAATACGAGGCGCACCACAAGCTACGTTACTCTGACGAATCTCTTGTAGCTGCAGCCAAGTTGTCTTCCCAATATATCAG TGATCGCTTTCTGCCTGACAAAGCAGTTGATTTGATGGACGAGGCTGGTTCCGTTGTCGGTCTTCGCCCTGTTGGG GTTCAAGAAATGAAAAGAGTAAAGAGCAAGGATTCCAGACCTGTCGTAACCGAAGCTGACATACAACATATCGTATCTTCATGGACTGGTATCCCTATTGAAAATGTGTCAGTTGAGGAATCCAATCGTCTGCTAAGGCTGGAAGAGACACTCCACAAACGGGTAATCGGTCAGGATAATGCTGTTAAAGCCATCAGTGGTGCAATTCGCCGTTCCCGGGTTGGACTTAAAAACCCTTCTCGACCAATTGCCAGCTTCATATTCACCGGTCCAACAGGTGTAGGAAAGTCGGAACTAGCCAAGGCACTTGCTTGTTACTATTTCGGATCCGAGGAAGCTATGGTCAGGCTTGACATGAGCGAGTTCATGGAGATGCATACTGTTTCCAAGCTTATTGGAGCGCCACCAGGCTACATTGGTTACCACGATGGCGGTCAGTTGACTGAAGCTGTGCGTCGTCGACCTTACACCATAGTTCTCTTTGATGAGATAGAGAAGGCTCACTCTGACGTCTTCAATATAATGCTCCAGATTCTAGAAGATGGGCGGTTGACAGATAGCAAAGGCAGGACTGTGTATTTCAAGAACACGCTTCTTATAATGACATCCAATGTCGGAAGCAACGTCGCAAACAAAACGGACGATCAGGAGGAGATGCAGAGCTTGGTGACAGAAGAATTGAAAAAGCATTTCAGACCAGAATTTCTAAACAGGTTAGACGAGATGATCGTGTTCCAGCAACTGACAAAATCTGAAGTGCAGGAGATTGCTGACATGATGTTGGAGCAGATCATTGAGAGATTACAAGCGAAGAAAATAAAGCTTCAAGTGACGGCAAGTTTCCGGGACAGGGTAGTCGAAGAAGGGTTTAGTCCAACTTATGGAGCAAGACCTTTGAGGAGGGTGATAATGCGGCTCTTAGAAGACACAATGGCTGAGAAAATGCTAGCTGGAGAGATCAAGGAAGAAGACACCGTCACCGTAGATGTTGACACTGACGGAAATGTTCTTTTTGAGTCAGATTGTCCTACAAAAGCTTTGCAGCTGGAGCTAAGGAGGACCACCAGAAAACGTAAGCCAACCAAGCGTTGGTAA